The following coding sequences lie in one Pseudomonas monsensis genomic window:
- a CDS encoding outer membrane protein assembly factor BamD: MQVKHLLLIAILALTAACSSKEVVDENLSEAELYQQAQTDLDNNSYTSATAKLKALESRYPFGRYADQAQLELIYANYKNSEPEAAKSAAERFIRLHPQHPNVDYAYYLKGLTSFDQDVGLLARFLPLDMTKRDPGAARDSYNEFAQLTSRYPNSRYAPDAKQRMIYLRNLLAAYEIHVADYYLTRQAYVAAANRGRYVVENFQETPSVGDGLAVMTEAYQRLHLDDLAASSLETLKLNYPNHPSLQDGQFVPSVAEADNRSFLSKATLGLIESRPPLPPGETRANQDVQKQFQDAKDAIPNELKPKDENGDVIEEPAPESSSSDRSWFSYMTFGLFD; this comes from the coding sequence ATGCAAGTGAAACACCTGCTGCTGATCGCCATCCTCGCATTGACCGCTGCTTGCTCATCGAAGGAAGTCGTCGACGAAAACCTGAGCGAAGCCGAGCTGTATCAGCAGGCTCAGACCGACCTGGACAATAATAGCTACACCAGCGCCACAGCCAAGCTGAAGGCTCTGGAGTCGCGCTATCCGTTCGGTCGCTACGCCGACCAGGCACAGCTTGAACTGATCTATGCCAACTATAAAAACTCCGAGCCGGAAGCTGCCAAGTCCGCCGCCGAGCGTTTTATCCGTTTGCACCCACAGCACCCGAACGTGGACTACGCCTACTACCTCAAGGGCCTGACCTCGTTCGACCAGGACGTCGGCCTGCTGGCGCGCTTCCTGCCGCTGGACATGACCAAGCGTGACCCGGGCGCCGCTCGCGACTCGTACAACGAGTTCGCCCAGTTGACCAGCCGCTACCCGAACAGCCGCTACGCGCCGGACGCCAAGCAGCGCATGATTTACCTGCGCAACCTGCTGGCTGCCTACGAAATCCACGTGGCTGACTACTACCTGACCCGTCAGGCTTATGTAGCCGCTGCCAACCGTGGCCGTTACGTGGTGGAAAACTTCCAGGAAACCCCATCGGTCGGCGACGGCCTGGCAGTGATGACTGAGGCCTATCAGCGTCTGCATCTGGACGACCTGGCCGCTAGCAGCCTGGAAACCCTGAAGCTCAACTACCCGAACCACCCGAGCCTGCAAGATGGTCAGTTCGTGCCATCGGTGGCCGAAGCCGACAACCGCTCGTTCCTGAGCAAGGCCACTCTGGGTCTGATCGAGTCGCGTCCACCGCTGCCGCCGGGAGAAACCCGCGCCAACCAGGACGTGCAGAAACAGTTCCAGGACGCGAAAGACGCGATCCCGAACGAGCTCAAGCCGAAAGACGAAAACGGCGACGTGATCGAAGAGCCAGCGCCGGAATCCAGCAGTTCCGACCGTTCGTGGTTCAGCTACATGACGTTCGGCCTGTTCGACTGA
- a CDS encoding sensor histidine kinase, with translation MIAEAASAHSKQAQRLLRLYHLYRLSVGITLVLLISSNMDNRLLTSANDDLLRGGSWLYLVLNILLVVFFENTRRPTQLFTLALVDVLLLCGLFYAAGGVVSALGNLLIVSIAISNTLLRRRIGLLIAAIGALGIVGLSFLLSFSHPLSANEYLQAGTLGALCFAASLLVQGLIRRLEVSETLAERRASEVVGLEALNALILQRMRTGILVLDGARRVQLANHSAQILLAQSHLQGHLIDDYSPALVDRLQLWMNNPTLRPQSLKIPGNGLELQASFIALDQSPNPQTLVFLEDLAQIAQQAQQLKLAALGRLTAGISHEIRNPLGAISHAAQLLGESEELDGADRRLTQIIQDHSQRMNRVIENVLQLSRRQQSAPQRLDLKPWLENFVAESREQATERQQIHLRINSGDFTTLMDPNQLTQILDNLLRNGWRHSALLHEQAEVWLALFVDPASQLAVLEVRDNGPGVALDQQAHLFEPFFTTSSQGTGLGLYLSRELCESNQARLDFQSRQDGGCFRITFAHGRKQS, from the coding sequence GTGATCGCTGAGGCCGCCAGCGCCCACAGCAAACAGGCGCAGCGCCTGCTGCGCCTCTACCATCTCTACCGTTTAAGCGTCGGCATCACCCTGGTGCTGTTGATCTCCAGCAACATGGACAACCGCCTGCTGACCTCGGCCAACGACGATCTGCTGCGCGGCGGCAGCTGGCTGTATCTGGTGCTCAACATTCTGTTGGTGGTGTTCTTTGAAAACACCCGGCGCCCGACTCAGCTGTTCACGCTGGCGCTGGTCGACGTGCTGTTGTTGTGCGGTTTGTTCTACGCGGCCGGCGGCGTGGTCAGTGCCCTGGGCAATCTGCTGATCGTTTCGATCGCGATCAGCAATACCTTGCTGCGGCGGCGTATCGGCCTGCTGATCGCCGCCATTGGCGCGCTCGGCATTGTCGGCCTGAGTTTCCTGCTCAGCTTCAGCCATCCCCTGAGCGCCAATGAATACCTGCAGGCCGGCACCCTCGGTGCGCTGTGTTTCGCCGCCTCACTGCTGGTGCAAGGATTGATCAGGCGTCTGGAGGTCAGTGAAACCCTGGCCGAACGCCGCGCCAGCGAAGTGGTCGGTCTCGAAGCGCTCAATGCGCTGATCCTGCAACGCATGCGCACCGGCATTCTGGTGCTCGACGGAGCGCGCCGGGTGCAACTGGCCAACCACAGCGCGCAGATCCTGCTCGCGCAATCCCATCTTCAAGGGCATCTGATCGACGACTATTCGCCGGCACTGGTCGATCGCCTGCAATTGTGGATGAACAACCCGACCCTGCGCCCGCAAAGCCTGAAAATCCCCGGCAACGGCCTCGAACTGCAAGCCAGCTTCATCGCCCTGGACCAGAGCCCGAACCCACAGACCCTGGTGTTTCTCGAAGACCTCGCGCAAATCGCCCAGCAGGCCCAGCAACTGAAACTGGCCGCCCTCGGCCGCCTGACCGCCGGCATCTCCCACGAAATCCGCAATCCGCTAGGCGCCATCAGTCATGCCGCGCAGCTATTGGGGGAATCCGAGGAACTCGATGGTGCGGATCGCCGTCTGACGCAGATTATTCAAGACCACTCCCAGCGCATGAACCGAGTCATCGAAAACGTCCTGCAACTGTCCCGCCGCCAGCAGAGTGCACCGCAACGCCTGGATCTCAAGCCGTGGCTGGAAAACTTCGTTGCCGAAAGCCGCGAACAGGCCACTGAGCGTCAGCAGATTCACTTACGGATCAATTCGGGGGACTTCACCACCCTGATGGACCCCAACCAGCTCACGCAAATTCTCGACAATCTGTTGCGCAACGGCTGGCGCCACAGCGCCCTGCTGCACGAACAGGCCGAGGTCTGGCTGGCCCTGTTCGTCGACCCCGCCAGCCAGCTGGCGGTGCTCGAAGTACGGGACAACGGCCCCGGCGTCGCGCTCGATCAACAGGCACATCTGTTCGAACCGTTCTTCACCACCAGTAGCCAGGGCACCGGCCTTGGGCTTTATCTATCCCGTGAGCTGTGCGAAAGCAATCAAGCGCGCCTAGACTTCCAGTCACGCCAAGACGGCGGCTGCTTTC
- a CDS encoding PP0621 family protein: MLRLLFWIAVIFAAFWLWRKFKAPAASNPSRRDPREQDAAPMVRCAHCGVHLPRDRALSLQQQWYCSQAHLEQGPGSSDR; this comes from the coding sequence ATGCTTCGTTTATTGTTCTGGATTGCCGTGATTTTCGCCGCGTTCTGGTTGTGGCGTAAGTTCAAGGCACCCGCCGCGTCCAATCCATCCCGTCGCGATCCTCGCGAACAAGACGCCGCACCGATGGTGCGCTGCGCCCACTGCGGCGTTCACCTGCCGCGCGACCGTGCGCTGAGCCTTCAACAACAGTGGTATTGCAGCCAGGCTCACCTCGAGCAAGGCCCGGGCTCCAGTGATCGCTGA